One Polyangiaceae bacterium genomic window carries:
- a CDS encoding DUF2330 domain-containing protein gives MNHRYLAMMLASSLGLAAMTAAPTADAFCGFYVAGADQKLFNNATMVVLMREGTRTVLSMQNNYQGPPENFAMVVPVPVVLQQENVKTLPSAIFDKIDQLAAPRLVEYWEQDPCMVDARVESRSRGAAPPAAAPKAARAKESSELGVTIEAQFEVGEYQIVILSATDSAGLDTWLKQEKYKIPEGAEPLLRPYVQSGSKFFVAKVDVEKVRFDKGMAKLSPLRFHYDSETFNLPVRLGLINANGKQDLIVHVLARNARYELANYKNVTIPTNLDVDEGARAQFGAFYAALFDRTLEENPGAIVTEYAWDASTCDPCPGPTLSPNDLATLGMDVLPQESADDVSRPPPSPPAPFNSPFCPRNRRRAPNQAFRRQIRRACRQAREPVVVGDQVVSY, from the coding sequence ATGAATCATCGCTACCTCGCCATGATGCTTGCGTCGAGCCTGGGCCTCGCCGCGATGACCGCCGCACCCACCGCTGATGCTTTCTGCGGCTTCTACGTCGCGGGAGCCGATCAAAAATTGTTCAACAACGCCACGATGGTCGTGCTCATGCGCGAAGGCACACGCACCGTCTTGTCCATGCAGAACAATTACCAGGGCCCGCCGGAAAACTTTGCCATGGTGGTCCCCGTGCCGGTCGTCTTGCAACAAGAAAACGTAAAAACTCTCCCGTCGGCTATTTTCGACAAGATCGACCAACTCGCCGCCCCACGCCTGGTCGAATACTGGGAACAAGACCCGTGCATGGTCGACGCCAGGGTGGAAAGCAGATCCCGAGGAGCTGCCCCGCCCGCGGCTGCACCCAAGGCGGCCCGCGCAAAAGAATCCTCCGAGCTCGGTGTGACCATCGAAGCTCAATTCGAAGTCGGCGAATACCAAATCGTGATTCTCAGCGCCACGGATTCCGCCGGGCTCGATACTTGGCTCAAGCAAGAAAAATACAAGATCCCCGAAGGCGCCGAGCCTTTGCTCCGCCCTTATGTCCAATCCGGGTCGAAGTTTTTCGTGGCCAAAGTCGACGTGGAAAAAGTCCGTTTCGATAAAGGCATGGCCAAGCTGTCGCCATTGCGCTTCCATTACGACAGCGAAACGTTCAATCTGCCCGTGCGCCTCGGGCTCATCAATGCCAATGGCAAGCAAGACTTGATTGTGCACGTGCTCGCAAGGAATGCCCGCTACGAGCTGGCGAATTACAAGAATGTCACCATTCCGACGAACCTGGACGTCGACGAAGGCGCTCGCGCGCAATTTGGTGCGTTCTATGCGGCTCTCTTCGATCGGACGCTGGAAGAAAACCCCGGCGCCATTGTAACGGAATATGCGTGGGATGCAAGCACGTGCGATCCGTGCCCGGGACCGACGCTTTCGCCGAACGATCTGGCCACGCTCGGCATGGATGTTTTACCCCAAGAATCAGCCGATGATGTGTCTCGACCACCGCCATCGCCTCCTGCGCCGTTCAATTCGCCATTTTGTCCACGAAACCGTCGAAGGGCGCCAAACCAGGCATTCCGACGACAAATCCGCCGAGCGTGTCGCCAAGCCCGAGAACCGGTCGTCGTTGGCGACCAAGTGGTTTCGTATTGA
- a CDS encoding xanthine dehydrogenase family protein molybdopterin-binding subunit — protein sequence MPDTTRLSNAIRDNWDPLRRAGAAAREMLIAAAAKRFGVDPATCRAEQSMVIHEASGRRIRYGEVAFDAAAMPIPNKPKLKRSEEFDLLGKPIARLDTPDKLDGKTVFGIDVKVQGMLVAVVARCPIFGGSLGSFDADAAKAVPGVVAVLEIPSGIAVVANHFWAAKQGRDALSIQWKPGPRSEISTADVFRALRAAIDTSKPVQTIGDPGRILDQATRKLEAVYEVPYLAAAPMEPLGCTAHVRPDACEIWVSTQAPVFTREAIAKMLGLPMAAVKVHVTLLGGGFGRRKHLDFAVEAVHVSKALQRPVKVVWTMEDVIAGGMYRPAACNVMTGAIDARGRPGAWTHRIATQPLPAVFERTIVDGIDEWAVGGAVDLPYDIPHRSVGYAMAELPVPVWFWRGIGHSYNAFATECFFDELCALGRSDPLSMRLELLSSRPRHARALKLAAEKAGWGNALPAGHARGIAVHESFGSICAQVAEVSLEDGKPRVHRVVCAIDCGGVVNPDTIVAQMEGSIIYALTMTLYGKIDIEKGRAVQNNYDDYKLLRLPETPIIDTHIIATGDSLGGIGEPGLAPTAPAVCNALRALTGKPVRKLPLLA from the coding sequence TTGCCTGATACGACGCGCCTGAGCAATGCCATTCGCGACAATTGGGATCCCTTACGCAGAGCGGGCGCGGCCGCGCGTGAAATGCTCATTGCCGCAGCGGCCAAGCGATTCGGAGTCGACCCGGCGACGTGTCGTGCCGAGCAGTCGATGGTCATTCATGAAGCGAGCGGCCGGAGGATTCGTTATGGTGAAGTGGCATTCGATGCTGCAGCAATGCCTATCCCTAACAAACCGAAGCTCAAGCGCTCCGAAGAATTCGATTTATTGGGTAAACCGATCGCTCGTTTGGATACCCCGGACAAACTCGATGGCAAAACCGTTTTCGGCATTGACGTAAAAGTCCAGGGAATGCTCGTGGCGGTCGTCGCGCGTTGCCCAATCTTTGGCGGTTCGCTCGGTTCGTTCGACGCGGATGCGGCCAAAGCGGTTCCCGGGGTCGTCGCCGTGCTCGAAATACCGTCGGGAATCGCCGTGGTTGCCAATCATTTCTGGGCTGCAAAACAAGGACGCGACGCGCTTTCCATCCAATGGAAGCCAGGCCCTCGCAGCGAAATATCCACTGCCGATGTTTTCCGCGCGCTGCGCGCCGCCATCGATACGAGCAAACCCGTGCAGACGATCGGCGACCCCGGCCGCATTTTGGACCAAGCTACGCGCAAGCTCGAAGCAGTCTACGAAGTACCCTACCTCGCCGCAGCGCCCATGGAGCCGCTCGGATGCACCGCTCACGTGCGTCCGGACGCATGTGAAATCTGGGTATCGACGCAAGCGCCGGTATTCACTCGAGAAGCGATTGCCAAAATGCTCGGGCTCCCCATGGCCGCAGTCAAGGTCCACGTCACGCTGCTCGGGGGTGGATTCGGCCGGAGAAAACACCTCGATTTCGCCGTGGAAGCCGTGCACGTCTCCAAAGCATTGCAGCGTCCCGTCAAAGTCGTGTGGACCATGGAGGACGTCATTGCGGGCGGCATGTACCGACCAGCCGCATGCAACGTGATGACGGGCGCCATCGACGCTCGAGGACGCCCTGGCGCGTGGACCCACCGCATTGCGACGCAACCATTACCTGCCGTATTCGAGCGGACCATTGTCGACGGCATCGATGAGTGGGCGGTTGGAGGAGCCGTGGATTTGCCATACGATATTCCGCATCGAAGCGTTGGTTATGCCATGGCAGAGTTACCCGTACCCGTGTGGTTTTGGCGTGGAATCGGACATTCGTACAATGCTTTCGCCACCGAGTGCTTCTTTGACGAATTGTGCGCGCTCGGGAGGAGCGATCCATTATCGATGCGGCTCGAGCTTCTTTCGAGCCGACCTCGGCATGCTCGCGCATTGAAACTTGCAGCGGAGAAAGCCGGCTGGGGCAATGCATTGCCCGCGGGGCATGCGCGAGGGATCGCCGTACACGAATCTTTCGGCAGCATCTGCGCGCAAGTCGCCGAGGTGTCTTTGGAGGACGGCAAACCGCGAGTGCACCGAGTCGTGTGCGCGATCGATTGCGGAGGTGTCGTCAATCCGGACACGATCGTCGCTCAGATGGAGGGCAGCATCATCTATGCATTGACGATGACGCTCTACGGCAAGATCGATATCGAAAAGGGCCGCGCAGTGCAAAACAACTATGACGACTACAAGCTCTTGCGGCTGCCCGAGACGCCGATCATCGACACGCACATCATTGCCACCGGCGACTCGTTGGGTGGCATTGGTGAACCCGGCTTGGCCCCGACCGCGCCGGCAGTATGCAATGCGCTGCGAGCGCTCACGGGCAAACCCGTGCGCAAGTTGCCACTTCTTGCGTAA
- a CDS encoding dihydrofolate reductase family protein, whose amino-acid sequence MRPLRYSINVTLDGCCDHRAGSTDENLHRYWAENLARADALLFGRVTYEMMEAAWRLPATGPRPDWMAEWMEPFARTIDAAKKYVVSSTLERVDWNAELVRGDLGNAVQQLKQESGKGLFVGGVKLPLALAELGLIDEYEFVVHPRLAGHGPTLFAGLSKYIDLKLVGRLEFASGAVAMRYEPRR is encoded by the coding sequence ATGCGACCCCTTCGGTATTCCATCAATGTCACATTGGACGGGTGCTGCGATCATCGTGCAGGCTCCACCGACGAAAACTTGCATCGTTACTGGGCCGAAAACCTCGCGCGCGCCGATGCCCTCCTCTTTGGCCGGGTAACCTACGAAATGATGGAGGCAGCGTGGCGGCTGCCGGCGACGGGACCGAGGCCCGATTGGATGGCCGAATGGATGGAACCGTTTGCCCGGACGATCGACGCAGCAAAGAAGTACGTCGTGTCGAGCACCCTTGAACGAGTCGATTGGAACGCGGAGCTCGTGCGCGGAGATCTGGGGAATGCCGTTCAGCAGCTCAAGCAGGAGTCGGGCAAGGGATTGTTCGTGGGAGGCGTGAAGCTCCCGCTGGCGTTGGCGGAGCTTGGATTGATTGATGAGTACGAATTCGTGGTGCACCCCAGGCTGGCGGGTCATGGGCCCACTTTGTTCGCGGGGCTATCGAAGTATATCGACTTGAAGCTCGTGGGCCGGCTGGAATTCGCCTCCGGTGCGGTGGCGATGCGATATGAGCCGAGAAGGTAA
- a CDS encoding cupin domain-containing protein, with amino-acid sequence MISTADRMQLVVMSIPPGGDIGEEQHQHVEQILVAVEGEGKVVVNGVASPFRPGDVVFLRPGAKHNFINTGKTELKLFTIYSPPNHLRGRVHATKADAQADKADEAFGAAVE; translated from the coding sequence GTGATCTCCACCGCAGACCGAATGCAACTCGTGGTCATGAGCATCCCGCCCGGCGGTGATATCGGAGAAGAACAGCATCAGCATGTCGAACAAATTCTCGTGGCGGTCGAAGGCGAGGGAAAGGTTGTCGTCAATGGCGTGGCGTCACCATTTCGTCCCGGCGATGTGGTGTTCTTGAGGCCGGGCGCAAAGCACAATTTCATCAATACTGGCAAGACCGAGCTGAAACTTTTTACGATCTATTCTCCGCCAAACCATTTGCGCGGCCGGGTTCATGCCACCAAGGCGGACGCTCAGGCGGACAAGGCCGACGAGGCGTTCGGGGCGGCGGTTGAATGA
- a CDS encoding DNA alkylation repair protein, with protein MSATTKPAREANPASSKTKPARKARPAAMAKPAPTRMSLAETMSALEQAGSAQTRKTYARHGATEPMFGVSFATLKSLVKRIKVDHELALSLWDTGNYDARNLALKVADPAQMTPELLDRWAGTHIARMCHGYIAYLAAESPHARSRAEAWLAAPHEVMRCAGWSLVGAIAMLDETMPDDWFADRLSTIERTIHSAPNEERDAMNRAVISIGCHNAALRKIATAAAKRIGNVEIDYGDTSCKTPDAAEYIDKAWTHSLSKNFATPAAHERSREPMRTRC; from the coding sequence ATGTCAGCCACGACAAAGCCTGCACGCGAGGCGAATCCCGCTTCGTCGAAAACGAAACCCGCGCGCAAAGCACGTCCCGCCGCAATGGCCAAACCTGCGCCAACCCGTATGTCGCTCGCAGAAACCATGAGCGCTCTCGAGCAAGCCGGTTCGGCGCAGACCCGAAAAACGTATGCCCGTCATGGCGCCACCGAGCCGATGTTCGGCGTCAGCTTTGCCACGTTGAAATCCCTCGTCAAGCGCATCAAAGTCGACCACGAACTGGCCCTTTCGCTTTGGGATACCGGCAATTACGATGCGCGCAACCTCGCATTAAAGGTCGCCGATCCTGCGCAAATGACGCCCGAGCTGCTCGATCGCTGGGCAGGCACGCACATCGCCCGCATGTGTCACGGCTACATCGCGTACCTCGCCGCCGAAAGCCCCCACGCGCGTTCACGGGCCGAAGCGTGGCTCGCTGCCCCGCACGAGGTCATGCGGTGCGCTGGTTGGAGCCTCGTCGGCGCAATCGCCATGCTGGACGAAACGATGCCGGACGATTGGTTCGCGGACCGGCTGAGCACGATTGAAAGGACAATCCATTCCGCGCCAAACGAAGAGCGTGATGCGATGAACCGCGCGGTCATCTCCATCGGTTGTCACAACGCGGCCCTTCGCAAGATCGCGACCGCTGCGGCAAAGCGCATTGGCAACGTCGAAATCGATTATGGCGACACGTCGTGCAAAACGCCAGACGCGGCGGAGTACATTGACAAGGCGTGGACGCACTCGCTCTCGAAAAACTTCGCAACGCCGGCAGCCCACGAGCGCTCACGCGAACCCATGCGGACGCGCTGCTGA